The following coding sequences lie in one Schistocerca serialis cubense isolate TAMUIC-IGC-003099 chromosome 12, iqSchSeri2.2, whole genome shotgun sequence genomic window:
- the LOC126427969 gene encoding piggyBac transposable element-derived protein 4-like, producing the protein MVLQAEIEAACLTLRESLHRNTNKETKAVQTYEQHKGDGPATHPSLEEKTEQPTSEQSAPTAAAQAGRSTEDEEADPTTGRSHRRPPPILFKVAEDYKGFLQLVRQWTTADFTLRAATGNLVRLQVANTEDYIRVTSEASNQGLHWCTHAAVPERLLKIVFNTLSAKPVKFTGLGSRENHQAQDEIDDSLSSDEDENDVEGVASNPAAVPYPKDSEWTAVDTYRPLPVNTTPRQILVDIDESSSVLDCSKVFLTDSDVNELKRQTNLYASQTIQKKRRGNNLKPHSVLSSWKPVTISEMRRFLGIIFHMCVSKKPKIADHWSTNPVLSCNFCPHVMSRLRFTQILSCLHLVDNSNQKKPGEDGFHPLYKVLPYYNNLKERCIQAYRPSEKVTIDEGICPFRGRVSFRVYMQNKPHKYGLKVYAVAEASSGYVVNFEVYAGKHIVDNSSSAVILRLLSDSSLLNKGHTVYLDRFYSSPELFQQLAEKGTGAVGTVNKSRKGLPKDLVSAKLKKGEMSFRRKDNVLAMKWKDKRDVYTLSTRHQATFGTHTKRNGSVVLKPLQVLDYNLNKIGVDIGDQRLQYNPFQHRTVKWWRKLYFHLLLMGVSNAFWLYNAVHRKKITITDFITVLAVQLVEDDTLEFIPRNEGTVGRLTKRHFLQHIPATTKKYAARVCHVCSSRSKKQSGKASRKETRYECEQCGVALCLEPCFKIFHTKKQYDSV; encoded by the exons ATGGTTCTCCAAGCGGAGATAGAGGCCGCCTGCCTCACTCTCCGTGAATCCCTCCACCGCAATACAAACAAGGAGACGAAGGCGGTGCAGACGTATGAGCAGCACAAGGGCGACGGGCCGGCAACACACCCCAGTC TCGAAGAGAAGACTGAACAACCTACTTCCGAGCAGTCGGCGCCCACGGCCGCTGCCCAAGCAGGCCGTTCAACTGAAGATGAAGAAGCTGACCCCACCACCGGACGGTCACACCGGAGGCCGCCACCCATACTCTTCAAGGTGGCAGAAGACTACAAAGGGTTCCTGCAGCTCGTGAGGCAGTGGACGACTGCCGACTTCACCTTGCGAGCTGCAACAGGGAACCTTGTGCGGCTACAAGTCGCAAACACGGAAGACTACATCCGGGTGACGAGCGAGGCGTCAAACCAGGGCCTCCACTGGTGCACACACGCCGCCGTCCCCGAGCGACTGCTGAAGATAGTCtttaacactctaagcgccaagcccgtaaaatttacgggcctgggatcgcgcgaaaatcaccaagccc aagacgagattgatgacagtttgtcttcagatgaagacgagaatgatgttgaaggtgttgcttcaaatccagcagctgtgccgtatccgaaagacagtgagtggactgcagttgacacctaccgacctctgcctgtcaacacgacacccaggcagatactagtggatattgatgagtcgagttctgtactggattgcagtaaagtgttccttactgacagtgacgtaaatgaactcaagagacagacaaatttgtatgcatcacagacaatacagaagaaaagaagaggaaataatctgaagccccattcagttttgagttcgtggaagccagtgactataagtgagatgaggcgtttcttgggtattattttccacatgtgtgtttcgaaaaagcccaaaattgcggaccattggagcactaatcctgttcttagttgtaacttttgtccccatgtcatgagccgtttgcgtttcactcagatactgtcatgcttgcatcttgttgacaattcaaatcagaaaaaaccaggcgaagatggatttcatccactttacaaagttttgccatattataataatttgaaggagcgatgtatccaggcatatcgtccctcagaaaaagtgacaattgatgaaggaatttgcccatttcgaggtcgtgtgagtttccgtgtttacatgcaaaataagcctcataagtatggactgaaagtatatgctgttgctgaagccagtagtggctatgttgtaaattttgaagtttatgctggtaagcatattgttgacaattcttcgtctgcggttattttgcgattgttgtctgacagcagcttgctgaacaaaggccacactgtgtatttagatcgattttattccagtccagagctatttcagcaactggcagagaaaggcactggagctgttggtactgtgaacaaatccaggaaaggattgcctaaagatttagtatctgctaagctgaaaaagggcgaaatgtcttttcggcgtaaagataatgtattggcaatgaagtggaaagataagagagatgtgtatacattgtctacaaggcatcaagcaacatttggtacgcatactaagagaaatgggtctgtagtattgaaaccacttcaggtacttgattacaacctcaataaaattggagtggatattggagaccaacgcctgcagtacaatccgttccagcacagaactgtgaaatggtggcgaaaattatatttccatttgctgcttatgggagtatcaaatgcattttggctgtacaatgcagtgcacaggaagaaaattacaataacagactttataacagtgcttgcagttcagcttgttgaagacgacacacttgaattcattccaagaaatgaaggaactgtaggtcggctaacaaagagacattttttgcagcacatacctgcaactactaagaagtatgctgctcgtgtgtgtcacgtgtgcagttccaggagcaagaaacagagtggcaaggcttctcgcaaagagacacgatacgaatgtgaacagtgtggcgttgcactctgcctggaaccttgctttaaaattttccacactaaaaaacaatatgattctgtgtga